A segment of the Methylomonas paludis genome:
CCGACTGGTTCTAAGTTGGAATCGGTGGTTTTGGGGTCCGGGTGGTCTGATGGCTGCCCGGAATGGTTTGCTTGTTTTACTTGACTAAATATCAATAAATTCCCGATTTCCTTAGTGTTTTGCTTGGTTTTTTTAGTCAGGCTGGTGTTGGGGTGTTGGCTATAGTGCAGATAAATGACAACGCCCATTGCAAGCCGCTGTGATGGCGTTACAATACGGTAAACAGAACCGCGCAATGCGGTGCAACTCAGCCTGCCGCTGCCTACAGACTTCTCAGACACAGGAAAAACCATGCTTGTAGAATACCGAAAACATGTAGCCGAACGCGCCGCCGAAGGTGTGGCCCCTAAACCACTTGATGCTGCACAAGTTGCCGCTCTGGTTGAATTGCTCAAACAGCCCCCAACAGGTGAAGAGGAGTTTCTGTTGGAGCTGCTGAGTGACAGAGTTCCAGCTGGAGTTGATGAAGCCGCCTATGTCAAAGCCGGGTTTTTAACGGCAGTTGCTAAAGGCGAAGCAGTATCACCTTTATTAACTCCAGAACAGGCGACCGAGCTGTTAGGTACCATGTTAGGCGGTTACAATGTCGCCCCGCTGATTGAGCTGCTGGATAGCCCTGCGCTGGGCGCTACAGCCGCCAAAGCTTTGTCCGGCACTTTGCTGATTTTCGACGCTTTTCACGATGTGCAGGAAAAGGCTGCCGCCGGTAATGCCAACGCCAAACTGGTGTTGCAATCCTGGGCCGATGCCGAATGGTTTCTGCAAAGAGCGCCGTTGCCGGAAAAACTTACCGTTACTGTATTCAAAGTCAGCGGCGAAACCAATACCGATGATTTATCTCCGGCTCAGGACGCCTGGTCGCGCCCGGATATTCCGCTGCACGCCAAAGCCATGCTCAAAAATCCGCGCGAAGGCATTAGCAACGCCGAACAACAAATAACTGATTTAAAAGCCAAAGGTTTTCCGGTGGCTTATGTGGGGGATGTAGTCGGTACCGGTTCCTCGCGTAAATCCGCCACTAACTCAGTGTTATGGTATATGGGCGATGATATTCCGCATATTCCCAATAAACGCGGCGGTGGTGTCTGTATCGGCGGCAAGATCGCGCCTATCTTTTTTAACACGATGGAAGATTCCGGTGCGCTGCCCATCGAAGTGGATGTCACCGGCCTGAAAATGGGTGATGTCATTGATATTTATCCCTTTGAAGGCGTGATTAACGATCATGCCAGCGGCGCGGAAATCAGCCGCTTCCAGCTTAAAACCGAAGTATTGCCCGACGAAGTACGTGCCGGTGGCCGCATTCCATTAATCATAGGTCGGGGCTTGACCGACCGGGCCAGACAAGTACTGGGATTGCCGGCTTCGCAAGTATTCAAACGTCTGGGCAGCAGTGCCGAAAGCAGCAAAGGTTATACTCTGGCCCAGAAAATGGTCGGCAAAGCTTGTGGTGTAGTTGGGGTTCGCCCCGGCAGTTATTGCGAGCCGCACATGACTACCGTCGGTTCCCAGGACACCACCGGCCCGATGACCCGCGACGAACTCAAAGACCTGGCCTGCCTGGGTTTCTCCGCTGATCTGGTCATGCAGTCATTTTGTCATACTGCCGCCTATCCAAAACCGGTCGATATTGCCATGCAGCACAGTCTGCCGGACTTTATCAGAACTCGCGGCGG
Coding sequences within it:
- the acnB gene encoding bifunctional aconitate hydratase 2/2-methylisocitrate dehydratase, giving the protein MLVEYRKHVAERAAEGVAPKPLDAAQVAALVELLKQPPTGEEEFLLELLSDRVPAGVDEAAYVKAGFLTAVAKGEAVSPLLTPEQATELLGTMLGGYNVAPLIELLDSPALGATAAKALSGTLLIFDAFHDVQEKAAAGNANAKLVLQSWADAEWFLQRAPLPEKLTVTVFKVSGETNTDDLSPAQDAWSRPDIPLHAKAMLKNPREGISNAEQQITDLKAKGFPVAYVGDVVGTGSSRKSATNSVLWYMGDDIPHIPNKRGGGVCIGGKIAPIFFNTMEDSGALPIEVDVTGLKMGDVIDIYPFEGVINDHASGAEISRFQLKTEVLPDEVRAGGRIPLIIGRGLTDRARQVLGLPASQVFKRLGSSAESSKGYTLAQKMVGKACGVVGVRPGSYCEPHMTTVGSQDTTGPMTRDELKDLACLGFSADLVMQSFCHTAAYPKPVDIAMQHSLPDFIRTRGGVSLRPGDGVIHSWLNRMLLPDTVGTGGDSHTRFPIGISFPAGSGLVAFAAATGVMPLDMPESVLVRFTGTMQPGITLRDLVNAIPYAAIQRGLLTVAKEGKKNVFSGRILEIEGLPDLKVEQAFELSDASAERSAGGCTIRLNEAPIREYLNSNITLLKWMIAEGYGDARTLQRRINAMQDWLASPVLLEADADAEYAEIIEIDLDQITEPLLACPNDPDDIKPLSAVAGTKIDEVFIGSCMTNIGHFRAAGKLLEKSANLPTRLWVAPPTKMDQDQLIEEGYYGTFGKVGARTEMPGCSLCMGNQARVAEGATVVSTSTRNFPNRLGNGANVYLSSAELAAVCSLLGRIPTVDEYKQYVGVLDASSADTYRYLNFNQIDSYQALADTVA